The Chiroxiphia lanceolata isolate bChiLan1 chromosome 24, bChiLan1.pri, whole genome shotgun sequence genome has a segment encoding these proteins:
- the IL22RA1 gene encoding interleukin-22 receptor subunit alpha-1 isoform X1, with translation MKDKLAVSKLQLVIVCSCLCSCTSGKAPSETPRTEGIVSTGRPSCLKRAVFSSTNFENILTWETEADIPPGTVFDVQYKQYGEKSWLPKAECQSITQHFCNLTGETENFTEHYYARVRATGRGGCSSGWVRSERFEPRKETVIGAPQVEYIPQVRSIKFLIRPPYTPLRGEDDRQLTVEDIYSKFGAVGYHLTIFNQRTHQQRTKNEHNKEFEVSDLDPDTEYNGTVYMYLLQKSSKSQVFWVKTLEDKTWVLYSLVALGFCAGLVFAAAGYVIYKYVKQHSAQPMALDFRGISSFQPLTLTVEHIIKPISLSKPSLFTSEVPLPQISQQLDRALEPPQPSCPPESGYQQQAEVPTFQLPPQPSCKEIAAPTGYAPQKAQQSIPAATSSKTLPLTYGLCVEGTDHGYENLQPDQTLKETSPGRFVDGKLTTQVLGKSCSSWNYREQEPKVALWGSRGRAEPVPFQGSPGQTQLLLQSDRVENPVPQLSLSLLKQGGCYRQQAAGLPLLLPAGNAGTDCAAEQELSAPLLSSVRTGNHSPGEDNTEQWMLPDPFPHPAKQLQLPKTPDMEMFPAAKGLSCTDTLPGWGSGTALTVFFKDLELKLQGDEDGNT, from the exons ATGAAGGATAAACTTGCTGTTTCCAAACTCCAACTTGTCATTGTCTGCTCCTGTCTGTGCTCCTGCACCTCGGGGAAGGCGCCTTCAGAAACTCCCAGAACAGAAG GTATTGTGAGTACAGGGAGACCATCATGTCTGAAACGTGCAGTGTTTTCTTCCACGAACTTTGAGAACATCCTGACCTGGGAAACAGAAGCAGATATCCCCCCTGGCACTGTATTTGATGTCCAGTACAAACA gtATGGAGAAAAATCCTGGCTTCCCAAGGCCGAGTGCCAGAGTATCACCCAGCACTTCTGCAACCTCACTGGTGAGACAGAGAACTTCACAGAGCATTACTACGCCCGGGTGAGGGCGACGGGCCGGGGCGGCTGCTCCTCCGGCTGGGTGCGCTCCGAGAGGTTCGAGCCCAGGAAAGAGA CTGTTATAGGAGCACCACAAGTGGAGTACATTCCCCAGGTACGGTCCATAAAGTTTCTCATCCGGCCCCCCTACACTCCCCTGAGGGGGGAGGACGACCGTCAGCTCACCGTGGAGGACATTTACAGCAAATTTGGGGCTGTTGGTTATCACCTGACAATATTCAACCAAAGGACACACCAGCAG CGGACAAAGAATGAGCACAACAAAGAATTTGAAGTTTCCGACTTGGACCCAGACACTGAATATAATGGAACAGTTTATATGTACCTCctccagaaaagcagcaaatctcAAGTGTTTTGGGTTAAAACACTAGAAG ACAAGACATGGGTTCTCTACAgcctggtggcactgggattctgtgctgggctggtgtttgctgctgctggttaCGTGATCTACAAATACGTCAAACAACACAGTGCCCAGCCCATGGCTCTG GACTTCAGAGGGATTTCATCGTTCCAGCCTCTCACACTGACCGTGGAGCACATCATAAAGCCCATTAGTTtatccaaaccttcccttttcACCTCTGAAGTGCCGCTGCCTCAGATCAGCCAACAATTGGACCGAGCACTGGAGCCACCACAGCCTTCCTGCCCCCCAGAAAGTGGCTACCAGCAACAGGCAGAGGTGCCAACATTCCAGCTGCCCCCTCAGCCGTCCTGCAAGGAAATTGCAGCTCCAACTGGTTACGCTCCTCAAAAGGCCCAGCAAAGCATCCCCGCTGCCACATCCAGCAAAACCCTGCCCCTGACCTACGGGCTGTGTGTGGAAGGCACAGACCACGGGTACGAGAATTTGCAGCCAGACCAAACGCTTAAGGAAACCTCTCCAGGTCGTTTTGTTGATGGCAAGCTCACGACCCAGGTGCTGggaaagagctgcagcagctggaattaCAGAGAACAGGAGCCAAAGGTGGCGTtgtgggggagcaggggcagagcagagccagttCCCTTCCAGGGGAGCCCTGGGCAAacgcagctgctgctgcagagtgaCAGGGTGGAAAATCCAGTGCCCCAGTTGTCCCTGTCTTTGCTGAAACAAGGAGGATGCTACAGACAACAGGCAGCAGGACTgccactgctcctgcctgcGGGGAACGCTGGCACagactgtgctgcagagcaggagctgtcaGCACCCCTCCTCTCCTCCGTCCGGACTGGTAACCACTCCCCTGGAGAGGACAACACGGAGCAGTGGATGCTGCCAGATCCATTCCCACATCCTGCAAAGCAACTGCAGCTCCCTAAGACTCCAGACATGGAAATGTTCCCGGCAGCAAAGGGACTGAGCTGCACAGACACTCTCCCAGGCTGGGGCAGTGGCACTGCTCTCACTGTGTTCTTCAAGGATTTGGAGTTAAAACTACAgggggatgaggatgggaacACATAA
- the IL22RA1 gene encoding interleukin-22 receptor subunit alpha-1 isoform X2: MKRFLLVLAGFSVVGIVSTGRPSCLKRAVFSSTNFENILTWETEADIPPGTVFDVQYKQYGEKSWLPKAECQSITQHFCNLTGETENFTEHYYARVRATGRGGCSSGWVRSERFEPRKETVIGAPQVEYIPQVRSIKFLIRPPYTPLRGEDDRQLTVEDIYSKFGAVGYHLTIFNQRTHQQRTKNEHNKEFEVSDLDPDTEYNGTVYMYLLQKSSKSQVFWVKTLEDKTWVLYSLVALGFCAGLVFAAAGYVIYKYVKQHSAQPMALDFRGISSFQPLTLTVEHIIKPISLSKPSLFTSEVPLPQISQQLDRALEPPQPSCPPESGYQQQAEVPTFQLPPQPSCKEIAAPTGYAPQKAQQSIPAATSSKTLPLTYGLCVEGTDHGYENLQPDQTLKETSPGRFVDGKLTTQVLGKSCSSWNYREQEPKVALWGSRGRAEPVPFQGSPGQTQLLLQSDRVENPVPQLSLSLLKQGGCYRQQAAGLPLLLPAGNAGTDCAAEQELSAPLLSSVRTGNHSPGEDNTEQWMLPDPFPHPAKQLQLPKTPDMEMFPAAKGLSCTDTLPGWGSGTALTVFFKDLELKLQGDEDGNT, translated from the exons ATGAAGCGATTCCTGCTCGTCCTGGCTGGATTTTCAGTGGTCG GTATTGTGAGTACAGGGAGACCATCATGTCTGAAACGTGCAGTGTTTTCTTCCACGAACTTTGAGAACATCCTGACCTGGGAAACAGAAGCAGATATCCCCCCTGGCACTGTATTTGATGTCCAGTACAAACA gtATGGAGAAAAATCCTGGCTTCCCAAGGCCGAGTGCCAGAGTATCACCCAGCACTTCTGCAACCTCACTGGTGAGACAGAGAACTTCACAGAGCATTACTACGCCCGGGTGAGGGCGACGGGCCGGGGCGGCTGCTCCTCCGGCTGGGTGCGCTCCGAGAGGTTCGAGCCCAGGAAAGAGA CTGTTATAGGAGCACCACAAGTGGAGTACATTCCCCAGGTACGGTCCATAAAGTTTCTCATCCGGCCCCCCTACACTCCCCTGAGGGGGGAGGACGACCGTCAGCTCACCGTGGAGGACATTTACAGCAAATTTGGGGCTGTTGGTTATCACCTGACAATATTCAACCAAAGGACACACCAGCAG CGGACAAAGAATGAGCACAACAAAGAATTTGAAGTTTCCGACTTGGACCCAGACACTGAATATAATGGAACAGTTTATATGTACCTCctccagaaaagcagcaaatctcAAGTGTTTTGGGTTAAAACACTAGAAG ACAAGACATGGGTTCTCTACAgcctggtggcactgggattctgtgctgggctggtgtttgctgctgctggttaCGTGATCTACAAATACGTCAAACAACACAGTGCCCAGCCCATGGCTCTG GACTTCAGAGGGATTTCATCGTTCCAGCCTCTCACACTGACCGTGGAGCACATCATAAAGCCCATTAGTTtatccaaaccttcccttttcACCTCTGAAGTGCCGCTGCCTCAGATCAGCCAACAATTGGACCGAGCACTGGAGCCACCACAGCCTTCCTGCCCCCCAGAAAGTGGCTACCAGCAACAGGCAGAGGTGCCAACATTCCAGCTGCCCCCTCAGCCGTCCTGCAAGGAAATTGCAGCTCCAACTGGTTACGCTCCTCAAAAGGCCCAGCAAAGCATCCCCGCTGCCACATCCAGCAAAACCCTGCCCCTGACCTACGGGCTGTGTGTGGAAGGCACAGACCACGGGTACGAGAATTTGCAGCCAGACCAAACGCTTAAGGAAACCTCTCCAGGTCGTTTTGTTGATGGCAAGCTCACGACCCAGGTGCTGggaaagagctgcagcagctggaattaCAGAGAACAGGAGCCAAAGGTGGCGTtgtgggggagcaggggcagagcagagccagttCCCTTCCAGGGGAGCCCTGGGCAAacgcagctgctgctgcagagtgaCAGGGTGGAAAATCCAGTGCCCCAGTTGTCCCTGTCTTTGCTGAAACAAGGAGGATGCTACAGACAACAGGCAGCAGGACTgccactgctcctgcctgcGGGGAACGCTGGCACagactgtgctgcagagcaggagctgtcaGCACCCCTCCTCTCCTCCGTCCGGACTGGTAACCACTCCCCTGGAGAGGACAACACGGAGCAGTGGATGCTGCCAGATCCATTCCCACATCCTGCAAAGCAACTGCAGCTCCCTAAGACTCCAGACATGGAAATGTTCCCGGCAGCAAAGGGACTGAGCTGCACAGACACTCTCCCAGGCTGGGGCAGTGGCACTGCTCTCACTGTGTTCTTCAAGGATTTGGAGTTAAAACTACAgggggatgaggatgggaacACATAA
- the IFNLR1 gene encoding interferon lambda receptor 1, translating to MKRCQGKEDVTSGTFSWRVRVLMALCFLHRAGGHVRLLPPQNVTLLSKDFEMIVTWTPGEGSPQDVTYTVSYESKDHEGKWLEVPHCNNIPTTSCILTCEPSNIYAEVRARVRAVSGRLQSRWVKSRFKDYYSAVELAPPVLILKVKENLINVSASFPLPTCVEKLTWKYELNYWKAGSEDKKKYEDKFKRDSVTINTTTLRGNYCFSARSIYESYPTKYSEFSPPVCVPLNHKVKFPLPATIPVFVLPIFLIGAFILCFLKQDAKQRKIPQALDFRRFQAAGAAFPSELSEKEFCSDALSCTEKPRAQRKTGRALARSNLPRVASFLSSSSSDDDEEEEEEEEEEDSGTFIPYNQVTRFPKRHLMCQPPQAVQGKTSLDSGTGGLSEGSESLLDLSTSGFSSLPERKDEVDTSASQANEEASLSHSSSLGTISLTDVRFPGFSDQHEADRAESLEMTLLHPLMEGVCAQGPPGEHHPQQEGHHFTRYHQKSITDLQVQIHRISQLGKDPNIQLLIPLHTLQVAADEGISSDCDSSTEGTPPTATVLSDTFGPSNTGDKYDPKFQFKGYSHAHYLGRT from the exons ATGAAAAGGTGTCAAGGGAAGGAAGATGTGACCAGCGGGACATTCTCCTGGAGGGTCAGAGTTCTGATGGCTCTGTGCTTCCTGCACCGGGCTGGAG GTCATGTTCGACTTCTCCCTCCTCAGAATGTTACACTACTGTCAAAGGATTTTGAAATGATTGTGACGTGGACTCCAGGAGAAGGGTCTCCCCAGGATGTGACATATACTGTGAGTTATGAAAG caaGGATCACGAGGGCAAATGGCTGGAGGTTCCTCATTGCAACAACATTCCCACAACCTCTTGCATTCTGACTTGTGAGCCTTCAAACATCTACGCTGAGGTCCGGGCTCGAGTGAGAGCTGTTTCAGGACGACTCCAGTCACGCTGGGTAAAATCCCGGTTCAAGGATTACTATTCAGCAG TGGAACTGGCTCCCCCCGTGCTCATCCTGAAGGTCAAGGAGAATTTAATCAATGTGAGTGCCTCCTTCCCTTTGCCCACCTGTGTGGAGAAGCTCACTTGGAAGTATGAACTGAACTACTGGAAAGCTGGATCTGAAGACAAG aagaaatatgaagATAAATTCAAGAGGGACTCAGTGACTATTAATACCACTACACTCAGAGGCAACTACTGCTTTAGTGCCAGATCTATCTATGAAAGCTACCCCACAAAATACAGCGAATTCTCCCCACCAGTGTGTGTGCCATTAAACCACAAAG tGAAGTTCCCACTTCCTGCCACGATCCCTGTGTTTGTCCTCCCCATCTTCCTGATTGGTGCCTTCATCCTCTGCTTTTTGAAACAAGATGCCAAGCAAAGGAAGATACCTCAGGCTCTG GATTTTCGTCGCTTCcaagctgctggagcagcctttCCCTCGGAGCTCAGTGAGAAGGAATTCTGCAGCGATGCTCTGAGCTGCACAGAGAAGCCAAGGGCACAAAGGAAGACAGGCAGAGCCTTAGCAAGGAGCAACCTACCACGAGTGGCTTCTTTcctatcatcatcatcatcagatgatgatgaggaggaggaggaggaggaggaggaagaagacagCGGTACTTTCATCCCATACAACCAAGTGACTCGCTTTCCAAAGAGACATCTCATGTGCCAACCACCCCAAGCAGTTCAGGGGAAAACAAGTTTGGATTCAGGAACTGGAGGTCTCTCTGAGGGCAGTGAATCTCTGCTTGACCTCAGTACCTCGGGTTTCTCCTCCTTGCCAGAGAGAAAGGATGAGGTGGACACCTCAGCATCCCAAGCAAATGAGGAGGCATCCCTTTCTCACAGTTCCTCTTTAGGGACAATATCCCTCACTGATGTGAGATTCCCAGGTTTCAGTGACCAGCACGAGGCAGACAGGGCTGAGAGCCTGGAAATGACCCTCCTTCATCCACTGATGGAGGGGGTTTGTGCCCAAGGCCCTCCCGGTGAGCACCACCCGCAGCAGGAGGGTCATCACTTCACCAGGTATCACCAGAAATCAATCACTGATCTGCAGGTCCAGATCCACAGGATATCCCAGCTCGGGAAGGACCCCAACATCCAGCTGCTCATCCCCTTACACACTCTGCAGGTGGCAGCAGATGAAGGGATCTCGAGTGACTGTGACAGTTCTACCGAAGGGACACCTCCCACAGCCACGGTGCTGAGTGACACCTTTGGACCTTCAAACACGGGGGACAAATATGATCCCAAGTTTCAATTCAAAGGCTACAGCCATGCACATTACTTGGGAAGGACCTAG